The genomic window CTGCGGAAAGGTGAGTATGTCTCTGGAATCATATCCTTGACATTGCCCACCTCAGGGAATTTAGCGCTAATTTCAGTAGGTGAGAAGGTTTTCACCCAATTACACTCGCTGATATTTTGGTCGTAGTCTTGAACAGCCCGTAGGTAAGGCTCGTTGCTTCCCCAAACATCTTCCACATTTTCAGTGTGTCCCCCAGAACAAGCGTGGAAAACTGAAAGAATAATTCGGTTTTTGTAAGTTAATACCTGCCCTAGTGTGGAATCCACTGCGGCGTAAGTAGCAGGAGCTTCACTGATTACACCTTTGTAAATTTGCCAACGATCCGGGGTATTGCCTAAATCATAAATAGGATTATTCCGCTGTTTTTCTCGTTCGTAGAGGGCATAGGTGCGGGCTGCGATCGCTTGGGCTTTTAAAGCTTCTTGGGGCCAGCTAGCATCCATTTCGCCACCGAGAACGCTGTAGAGATATTCTTGGTCATCAACCCAGTTAACAGCAGTTAAGCCTTTTTCTGTAGGAACAACCAGAGTTCTACCCCGATACCAGCGATCGCCAATATAAACGAATCCTTTACCAGTTGGCTCAATCCAAAATAAACCAGACTGCCACTTATCTAAAGCAACTCCGCCAGGAATGGCTTGGGCATAATATGCACTCATCGCTGGCAACTCTCCGAGAGTCCGGCCAGTACTATCCTTGACGATCCCAGTAGTGGAACTGCCCACTTTTACCTGATTAACCCCTCTCTCAATTGCCACACGCAGAATTACAGATGCTTGGGCTGGGGCAACCAAAGCTATCCACAAAAGGATACTTACCCACGAATGACGTACTTTAATCTGGGAAAATAAAGAGCCTAAGTAAAGTTGGAATTTCATGCTAATCATCTAATCACACTAGTATCTATTTGACGCTTTGAACTATGGCGTCTACTACTTTAAGATGAGACACTTCTCCAACGCAGGAGGTTGCCACCTCCTACTAATTATGCATTTTGCTTTAGCTATAAAGTAGAAATCAGATAATCTTGACACTCGCTCTTGGCAAGGCTCAGATCCCGGACTTCTCTGAGAAGTCCGGGATCTCATTGTTCACGAATGATTTAGGATTGCTATTGCGATCGCGCATACCAGAAGTTCTTACTCATGCTTCATCCTACAAGTATCAGTGCGGTTGCATCTAAAAACCGGACAAAAGAGGACACCGAGACCCGGGGACACTGAGAGTTTCAACGTCGGTGCGTCTCCCACTCTTGGCATCTTCTTCGGTCTGCCTACGATGCCAATATCTTTTGAGAATTGCTCACTTCATTAGCGATAATTCCAATTAAATTCAACTTACTCAAAATTTCTGTAGCTTGAGTCAGTTCACTTCGGGTTACTTTACCCATGCGCTCTACCATTACGATACCATTGCAAAGAGATGCCACAATTCTGGCATCAACTGTGCCTAAAATAGGCGGAGCATCTATCAGTACTAAGTCATATGTTTGCTCAAACAACTCTATTAGTTCTTTCATCCTTCGAGAACTGAGCAACTTCACCGTGTCTTCTGGTACAGGTCCAGCAGTCAAAATATCAATAGAGGGGTGAATAGGCTGGATATAATCTTGAAAATGAGTAGTTGTCTCATCAACTAATAACAGAGATAGTCCCCAGTCATTGGATAGTTCCAGGATTTTGTGCAGGCTAGGATTATGTAGGTTAGCATCAATAACTAATACCCGTCGATGCATTCGGGTAGCACTAGCTACAAGCCCTAATACTAAGGTTGTCTTCCCTTCCCCTGGTAGTGCTGAAGTCAACATCAACGACTTGAAGGGTAAGGGAAATTTTAATATTTGAATATTTTGGTAGATCATGTCCAAGGTTTCATGGACGGGTAATTTAGTAGTGGCTTCTACTACAGAGGAATCTGAGGTTCGCTGCCCATTCCAAGGCAGGTTCAGCCGCCGCTTTTTGACACCACGCGACGGTAGTTTTGGTACTGACCCCAGTACACGTAGGTTCGTCAGTTTCTTTAAATCTCCCGCACAATAAATAGCGTCATTAAACTTTTCCAAAATCAGGGCTGCTAAGATACCTAAAATCGGTCCAATTACTCCTCCCCCAACCAAAAGTAATAATATGTTGCTCCCCATATAAGTACCTAGAGCCGGTTCTGCTAAAACTTGCCAGTTATATCCTTCCTGAGCAATTTTCAGTCCCAAGGACTGTTGCGCCTGAAGCAGTTGTTCAAGGGTTTTGTGACTAGTTTGTACCTTTGGCAACAGACGGTTATACTCTGCTATTAAGCTTGGGTATTTGTTTAGCTCAGAGCGGAGTCGCTGTTCTGACTCGGCTAGATTCTTTTCATTGGCAGTTAGTCCTAAGACAGTTGTCTGCACCAAAATAAACTCGTCTACTAATGTTGGATCAACCCCTACCATTTGCCCTTTCAAGAGCGGTTCTCCCTTACTGCTAGTAGTAATAACTTTCACCTCTTGTCGTAATAGCGACAGTTGACTTTGGCGTTGCTGTTTTAGTTTTTGTACCGATGGGTAATCGTCTGTATAGCGCAGCCGCTCCTTAGCCAATGCTAGTTCAGTCTTTTGAACTTCACTCAATAGTGCTTGGTAGCGGCTTGAGTGATTTAAACGAGAAGAAATTAGTTCATTCTGCTGAGATGAAGACGCTATTTGTTGCTCTAGGTTATCGTAGCGAGCGTTTACGTCTTGAAGATTGGCACGAGTGGTTTGTAGCTGTTGTTGAATATCGGCTAGAGATTCTAGCAGGATTTTACTTTGGACTTCGGGATTGAGTAATTTATGTTTATTGCGAAACTGTTCCAAATTTTTATCAGCTTTACTCACCTCTTTTTTTATCTCAGGTAGGCGAGCATTTACAAAAGCCAGTCCCTGATTCAGACGTTCTTTTTGTTGCTCTTTGTTGTAGTTTTGATAGACTTTCTGTAGAGATTGAAGTACTCTTTGTGCTTTGACTGGATCGTCATCATCAAAGGAAACTTTAAATACTTGACTAAAAACTTTATTAGCTCCTATGCCTCCTTCTTCTGGAGTCACTTCTAGAGATGTTTTTTTGTTCCGTTCTGTTTGACCATTGATATCCTCTAAGGTAATATCAGGATAATCAGAATGAAGTAAATTTACGGCTTTCTGAAGCAACTTAGAACTCAGCATGAGTTTCATCTGAGTAGTGGAATCAACAACTTGAGAATTGGAATCAGTAACCTGATTATCTGCATCTACTGGGATATTATTTGACTGTGCCCCTTCAGATAAATTGGAACTCACCAATATCTGCATATTGCTCTGGTAAGTAGGTTTAGCAATGACAGCCAAGAGGCTAGCAGCAGACATAACTACACAGGAAACTCCCAAGATCAGAAAGCGGTGACGAAGCAAAATAGTAAATAGTTGTCTGATGTCAACTGCGCCTTGTGCTGAAGTAGTAACCTGTTGCTCTTGATTCAGACTAGTCTTAGCCACTATCAAACTCCTCTAATATCGAAACACTATATTTATTTGGAAGATTTATGAGAAATGTGAAATGTTTTTTTACACCTATAGCTGCAACAACATACTTAATTAGTCTTCCAATAATGACAAGCTCACTTGGCACAATATTATGCCAACTGGCGCTTTCATGTTCATCAATTCATGCATATAAATTCTTAATCAGTGTTGGAAGAATAAATTTTCAATAAACATTTTCTTTAAAGAAGAAAAATCTTGACGGAAAATTAATTATTTTTCCTAAGTATTTAAGTAAAAAATTCTCTGATTCACAACACTACTATATGTTAAAGTTATTTTGATAACTTGTAATATAAAAACCAAATTAAGAAAAATCTTTGAACCATACTATTTATTAATTATTGATACACTTATTTCTCCGTAAAACTTTGGTTAAATAGTTTACTTTATCGCCAAACTAAACTGCTGTTTATTTGCTGGACGTTATGAGTTAGACTACTAAACTCTAAGATAGAGCCTGGTTAATTTTAAATTTTAGATTAGAAGGGTTCAATAGGAAATCTAGAATCTGAAATCAAAATTTAAACGCCTAGCTTGGTTAACTCTACTTCCCTCCGCCTGGGTACTTCATGAATCATGAAATCATAAGCCATATCAGTACGGGGAAAAATAGCACGGGCTTCCTTAAGTAGATCCTTCAACTCCAAGGTATTGCCAGGAGCATAGCGGGGACTGAAATGACTCATAATCAGTCGATGTGCCCCAGCAGCTAAAGCTGTTTGCGCTGCCATTGTGGTAGTGGAATGCAATCGCTGAAAAGCCATGTCTGCATCTTGATGGGCAAAGGTTGCTTCGTGAATTAATACATCTGCATCATGAGCTAATTGCACTGCACCATCACAATAAATTGTGTCTGTACAATAGGCAATTTTTCGACCTATTTCTATAGGGCCGCATAATTGGGTGCCATCAATCACCCGTCCGTCGCCAAGGGTCACTGTTTCACCGCGCTTGAGTTGACCGTAAATGCGGCCAGGAGGAATTTGCAACGCCTTGGCTTTTTCGATATCAAAGCGTCCTGCCCGGTCTTTTTCGGCTACGCGGTAGCCGAAAGCTGTAATGCGGTGATGCAAATTACCACAGCTAACGGTGAAGTCATCGTCTTCATAAATTACTCCTGGACGGATGGCATGGACTTTAATGGGGTAGGAAAAGTGTGTGTAGGAGTAACGGGAGGCAGCTTGAATGTAATCATTTAATCCAGGTGGCCCATATATATCAATTCGTTCCACATTGCCAGCCAAGCCGCAAGTGGCAAGAAGTCCCATCAAGCCAAAGATGTGGTCGCCGTGCATATGAGTGATAAAAATTCGGGAGAGTTGACTGATTTTCAGTTCACTCCGCATAATTTGATGTTGGGTGCCTTCGCCACAGTCGAATAACCACAGTTCTGCCCTTTGGGGTAACCTCAGGGCGACACTGGAAACATTGCGCGATCGTGTGGGTACACCGGAACTCGTCCCTAAGAATGTTATCTGCACAGCGTTCTTTAGTCTTCCTATTGCTCAATTTGCAGCTCTATTTTCTATAGTGACACGGTTAATGAGCAAAATACTTTTGAGAAGAAGTCGCCTTTTCTCTCTTTCATAATGATTATCATTCTTTAATGAATGCTGTCTCTTGTTTTTTCTGCAGTAATATCAAGTCCGATCACAGAAGAGTCCAGATCGTGGACTATGTAATGGTACAAAGGTGGCAGATTGGTTGAGCGAACTAACAGGTGAAAAAATAGATCGTAGGCGTGGTTGAGAATACCTCAAACAAATTATATTTTGTCTGCGTGTACCACGACCTGAATATAGAGAAGCTGATCCAATTGAACAAGAAAGCTGGAAAAAAAACTCAATTTGAAACTGCAATTTCTTTAAGCTAAACTATCCGTTCGCAGAAATAGAGGTATGGAGTATGGATGAATACCGTTTAGGTCTTCATCCGATTCTAGTCCGATTAATAATTGGTTTTTGTCACGGAAGCGGAGAATCGGATTATCGAGGGGATACATTTTTGTTCCAGAGATGACTCACCCGGACATCCATGATAATAGTTTGCAGTCCTGCTCATAATTGAGATTAGTAAAGATAACTGAGTTGCAGAAACTGGCACAGTCAAAAGTTGACGATTCTCAGCAATAACAAAAGCCTACCCGAATGATCATCGGGAGGCTTTGGTTAGATTATTAAACCTGGCATCGAGCTATTTTTGCGTAGGGCTACCCCTAAACTATCGTGGCCGCAGCAGCGTTTCACCTCTGAGTTCGGGAAGGATTCAGTGTGGTTCCACCGCGCAATAAACACCAGGAAAAATTTTCGAGTTAGGAGTTAGGAGTGGTTAGTTAAGAATAAAAGAGTATTTCAACTAATAATTTTTAACTCTGGACTGCTAACTAATTCAAAACCCTGAAGACTGCAAGTAACGCGAATTCACCAATTGTATTGAGGTCAAGCCCTCGGTCTGTTAGCACGGCTCGGCTACATACATTGCTGCACTTCCACCTACCGCCTAAGAACGGGTGTTCTGCCCGTGACCTTACCCACTTATTGTGGTGAGAGCACTCATCTTGAGGTGGGCTTCCCACTTAGATGCTTTCAGCGGTTATCCGCTCCGCACTTGGCTACCCAGCGTTTACCGTTGGCACGATAACTGGTACACCAGCGGTGCGTTCCTCCCGGTCCTCTCGTACTAAGGAGGACTCCTCTCAATGCTCTTACG from Nostoc sp. UHCC 0926 includes these protein-coding regions:
- a CDS encoding ribonuclease Z, whose product is MQITFLGTSSGVPTRSRNVSSVALRLPQRAELWLFDCGEGTQHQIMRSELKISQLSRIFITHMHGDHIFGLMGLLATCGLAGNVERIDIYGPPGLNDYIQAASRYSYTHFSYPIKVHAIRPGVIYEDDDFTVSCGNLHHRITAFGYRVAEKDRAGRFDIEKAKALQIPPGRIYGQLKRGETVTLGDGRVIDGTQLCGPIEIGRKIAYCTDTIYCDGAVQLAHDADVLIHEATFAHQDADMAFQRLHSTTTMAAQTALAAGAHRLIMSHFSPRYAPGNTLELKDLLKEARAIFPRTDMAYDFMIHEVPRRREVELTKLGV
- a CDS encoding GumC family protein produces the protein MAKTSLNQEQQVTTSAQGAVDIRQLFTILLRHRFLILGVSCVVMSAASLLAVIAKPTYQSNMQILVSSNLSEGAQSNNIPVDADNQVTDSNSQVVDSTTQMKLMLSSKLLQKAVNLLHSDYPDITLEDINGQTERNKKTSLEVTPEEGGIGANKVFSQVFKVSFDDDDPVKAQRVLQSLQKVYQNYNKEQQKERLNQGLAFVNARLPEIKKEVSKADKNLEQFRNKHKLLNPEVQSKILLESLADIQQQLQTTRANLQDVNARYDNLEQQIASSSQQNELISSRLNHSSRYQALLSEVQKTELALAKERLRYTDDYPSVQKLKQQRQSQLSLLRQEVKVITTSSKGEPLLKGQMVGVDPTLVDEFILVQTTVLGLTANEKNLAESEQRLRSELNKYPSLIAEYNRLLPKVQTSHKTLEQLLQAQQSLGLKIAQEGYNWQVLAEPALGTYMGSNILLLLVGGGVIGPILGILAALILEKFNDAIYCAGDLKKLTNLRVLGSVPKLPSRGVKKRRLNLPWNGQRTSDSSVVEATTKLPVHETLDMIYQNIQILKFPLPFKSLMLTSALPGEGKTTLVLGLVASATRMHRRVLVIDANLHNPSLHKILELSNDWGLSLLLVDETTTHFQDYIQPIHPSIDILTAGPVPEDTVKLLSSRRMKELIELFEQTYDLVLIDAPPILGTVDARIVASLCNGIVMVERMGKVTRSELTQATEILSKLNLIGIIANEVSNSQKILAS
- a CDS encoding SpoIID/LytB domain-containing protein — protein: MKFQLYLGSLFSQIKVRHSWVSILLWIALVAPAQASVILRVAIERGVNQVKVGSSTTGIVKDSTGRTLGELPAMSAYYAQAIPGGVALDKWQSGLFWIEPTGKGFVYIGDRWYRGRTLVVPTEKGLTAVNWVDDQEYLYSVLGGEMDASWPQEALKAQAIAARTYALYEREKQRNNPIYDLGNTPDRWQIYKGVISEAPATYAAVDSTLGQVLTYKNRIILSVFHACSGGHTENVEDVWGSNEPYLRAVQDYDQNISECNWVKTFSPTEISAKFPEVGNVKDMIPETYSPFRSVKVLKIVGNRGTKVLQGEEVRTALKLKSTRFSVTKGADGSFVLQGLGFGHGLGMSQWGAYNLARQGVNHLQILGHYYQGVALTPIQAK